In Thermococcus chitonophagus, the genomic stretch ACCGTTCACAGAGTCTATGCCATAACTGAGAAAGGATATATAACAAAAGGAGATAATAACGTCGCAACCGACCAACAAGACGGCAAAAACGCTCCTATACCAAAAAATCAGATAATTGGAAAGGTTATAACTATTGGAGGGAGACCATTAAAGATACCTGGGCTGGGGAAGTACATTACGTCCTCAGCGACCATGGTTATAGTTGGTGCATTGGGTATACTATCGATTATATCCGATACAGGTATGAAGAGAAAGAAAAGAAAGAGAATAGTAGTAACAACAGAGCAGATTTACCTAGGGCTTGCTGGGCTCCTTACAATTACAATGATCTTCATAGGTTCAATGAGCTGGGGAGAAGTAGAGATTACATACGCCTCAACACTCGCAGGAGGACAGAGGGAGGGATGGTATCTACCAGGAAGCACAATTGAAAAGAACTTAACAATAAAGAACCCTTCAATGATTCCAATGGTCGTAATAGCTAGTGGAAAGATCATTAACACTACAACGCTTATGTTAAAAGGGCGTGAAGAAGCAACGATACCAGTAAAGATTCTTGTACCAAAAGAAACTAGGATATATACAGATAAGGTCAGCATATCCTCATACTATCCAATTCTCCCAATTTCGGTAATAGATAACCTTTACAGGATAAATCCTCGTCTGCCTCTAATAATTGAGGGTATGCTAGTATTCCTCCTCCTGCTCGCAATAGAACCACTCCTCGGGGATCCCGAGGTAGTATTTACAAGGAGATTTTGAGAATGATAAGAAAGATATTTGGTTTAGTCCTAATAGTGCTCGCCTTAACTCTCCCAACTTTTTCCACATTTAGCTACTATAGGGCCCAAAGGAAGGTAACGATTGAGATTGGAAATGACCCAATGATAAAAGTTGATTGCCTAGGAAATGGGAGTATAAAAGTAACAAACAACATGGATACAATCGTTCATTTACAGGTTACTTGCAAACACTGTAAAACAGAAATTGAAACACTATATCCTGGAGAAAACATTACAATTGAGCACTGCCACAAGTATCTTGTGGTTGCAAGCTGGGAGAATGGGGGGGCAACAATTAGGGGACACTGTTGCTGTTGTCCCCATAATAAAAGGAGATGCAGAAATTGATTAAGAAAGAACATGCCCTAGGGGCACTATTCCTGACTTTCCTCCTGCTGAGTGTGGCGGCGTATATGAAGGAGGAGAGCTATAAAGAGACAAAATTGGTGGAACAGATAGTCCAAAAAGGTGAGCTATCTCACTCAGCATACCTTACTAATGATACAGTCTATGGCAGGATAGCCAGCTTAGAATACTACCCAACAAGGATACTTGACACGATATATGCTAACTACACCTATTCCATAGACCCAAGCGAAGCCGGATCATATTACATTACCGGAATGTCCTCGTACTACGTAACAAAAGGAAAAACTAAGATTTACCTATTAAATGAGACAATATTCACAGTTAAAGGGAGATTTTCAAATGGTACATTTACCCAGGGCTTCAAAGTGAATTTGACCGAAATTAGAAACAGAAAGAGCGAGCTTGCAAAGGCGCTAGAACTTCCTAGGATATCCACCGAGGTAAAGATAATTGCAAGAATTAGAACAAAAGAGGGAGAATTTAAGCAGGAAATGCCAATTATCGAAGATACAAGTGGCCTCACGTATATAGGAGAGACGGAGCTTGAGAAAAAGAAGAACATAGTCAACACGGAGACCATTCAAAATTCGTTCCTCGGCATGAAAGTTTCAACATCACGGATTGTATTTCCATTGCTCGCATTGGCCTCAGCAGTTGCGCTTCTAATTGTGTGGAAACCGAAACCAAAAAGGAGAATTAATGCAATTGACGGGACCCCTACTGGCATAACATCTAGGGTTTTCATTGCTAATGAAGGGAGTTTAAAGAAAATTGCAAAAATTATTGGGAGTCCTATAATCCATTATACTATAGACGGAGTAGATATCTATGGCGTAATTGATGGGAATGTCATCTATGAATGGTGGGCTATGAAGACCGATGGGCCTGAATCCAAGCAATAAGGATGATTATTCCAGCTCCTATTAGTATCCCTAAGCCTAGACTTAATAAGCTAAACCTTGAGGTCGCTGTAAGGGTTTCAGTTACTATGCTGGTCTTTGAGATCGGCACAGTTTTTGTTATTTGAACTGTTTTAGTTGTTGTAATTTTCTTTGTAACAATGGAACTTGATATTGTCACAGTTCTTGTTTTGACTACCGTCTTAGTAACGGTGGACACCTGGCCACTAGACGTCAGCACTGTTACATTAAAGTTCGCCCTTCCAAGGACTTTTCCATATGCTATTAATTCACCTTTTAGAACATAAGTTCCTGGAGTCACGGCAACGAGCTTCACTACAGATGTTCCCGGCCCAACAGGTACAACAACATTACCACCAAGAACATGACCATTCGACAATAGACCCATACCATTAGGAAGGCTCAACGATAGATTTCCAAAGAATCCCTGAGGTGCTTTTATACTAACCTTAACATCAAAGGGAGACCCAGCTGGAACTTCACGTGGAGCCGTTATCGCAAAATTAACTGCAAGAGGTTTAACATTCAGCTTCGGCACATTTGATGAGAACTCCATGAATTTAAGTCCTCCACAGGCAAGGGGATACGGAATCGGAGCAACACCCTTTACTTTCCCCAAAGCCAGACTGCCCGAAGTGAGAGGAACCACAGTAAACTCAAACACTTTCTCCTTTCCAGGATCAAGAGATGGGATGTACCTCACGGCCTCATTGAGAACCCTAAATCCAGCCCCAGGAATAAACTCAACTATTCCTCCATATATTGGCCTATTCCCCACATTTCGGACGATCACTTGAACTTTAGTTGGTACCAATGCAGTAGAGCTAGATGGAGGTATCACAGTTATGTTCAGAAGTGCCAGATACCCAGGCTTTTCTTTCGGGTTGTAGAATGTAATGAAAGTTCCCTTTTCACCATCTTGATCTTCACTGACCTCTACAAGCCCAACACTTAGGCCATCGTAGATTATCGGGCTTATCCATACCTTACTAGCGTTCAAAACTCCAGACTCGAGCTCATCATAGCAGGAGTTTAAAATAGAGACATACGCCATGTCATCGGCTATTCCGTTTACTCGGAATATGTACGGGGAAATTACGTAGTCATGCCCCTCATAGACCGTAAACTCACGTGAAGGATCGTAGCTCACGCTGATTCCAAGGGCTCTGAGGTAGACCTCTATAAATATCCTGGGGTCACACATGTTGTTGACCATTATGCACCTGAACCCGATGTACTTCACTATGAAATCTCCAACTATAGCTGTATCTCCCTCCTCTATCCTGTAACTCTTCCCAGCATAGCCAACAGTAATAACGCTGTTCGTTTGATTATTCACTAACGTCATGTTTATGCTTTCTATCTCCAGCTTCATGTTTTCGTACGTTATATTATCCCCGATCTTTACTTCCCCCTTGAAAACCAACGGCCTTGGAATTATTGTTACAGTGTAATTTGCAAACGTGAAGGTAGAGGTCTTGAAGACCTTGCTCTCTCCACCATATGAGGCAACAACCTCAAATCCAGTAGGCGTAACATCGCTCACTTTTATTGTTAAGTTGCCCACCCTTACTTCTTGACCAACAAAAACAGGAGGAAACGAACCATTGACAAAAAGCTTTACTGGATCGCCTAAAAATACCCTGTAGATGGAAATATTTGCCATAGGGAGATTATAAATCGACCTTGGTATTAGTGAGTAGTACATAACTGAATTGTTAACCTCTTCAGCGACATAAATACTCCTCCCAGGATCAACGTCCAAGAAAGCCAGCGTTACGTTCCCATATGTAACCCTTTCCCCGATATCTATCCAACCAACAAATGAAGACGCCAAAGCCTGAGGAAGGAACATTAGCATTAGTAATATCACAATTGTCTTCTTCATCTCTCATCCCCCCAGTAGGTATAAGATTATCTCTCCCCCACCCAAGTGCATGAACTTAGCCATGAGCGTTTGTCCAACGTACATTCCCGCAGCAAAGACCCATAGAAGGATTACAAAGTAGTAAAGAGATCCAAGTATGTGCCCACCATCAGCAACCTTTATTGCCATAGCAGAAAGCAGTGAGTGAGCTATCATCATAACCAGCATTGAAATAGTGAGGAGCTGCATACCGCTTGGAGGAATAACGTGGATTATGTCACCGATGTACTCCGTAGGTATCTGCAACCTGCTGAAAAGGTCATTGATCGAGACGGCAACCTGGAATGAGGCAGCTAAAGAGAATGCAAACGCACCGGTAAGTCCAAGGATTATACCTATAAAATTCGACACACTTTGCTGCCTCTTCCTCCTCAGTCTCACCAGCCTCTCAAAGTTCCTACTTATAACCTTACCAACGTAATCTGGTTCAGCACCCAATCTTAGGCTCTCCCTAAATATCTCTGAGAATATTCCAATTAACCAACTGCCAGTCTCAGCAATGAAGAAGTCCCAAGCCCTCTGACTGTCTACTCTTACAGCTAATCTTCTGTAGAGGGCCCTTATATCCTCAGTTAGAGTTCCAAAGTCGTGAGCACTAAGGTACTTGAGTACGAGAAGTAGGGATGCACCACTTGCAGCAAGGGAAGATGCCAAGCTCCTTATGAAAGCCGGAAAGTTCTCATCTTTCCTGAATATCGATGCCTCCTCTTTCCTAATAACGTTCCCCACGTACATGAGAGGAGTTAACGTTAAGGCTATGACGAACGGGGTAGGAAGAGCGAACCTTGGCCTGATTACAACTAGGTATACAAGCAAAACTACCGGGATCAGGGCAACTGACATTATCAGGGCTTTCTTTATCCTCTCCTGTCTGGGTGTTTTTACCTTCATCTCAGCCCAAATTGGATCTTCGGGCATCCTGTATTTTATAACCAACAGGGTGCCAATCTCCGCGGCTAAAATCAAGAAGATAAGGTAAAGAGCCAATCTACCGATGTTCTGGCCGGTAATTAGGGGCCCTATAATTATGAACGCCGCTGCAAACACCACCGAGATTATAATTGATTCGTATATCTCCTTGAATATATCGAGATCATAGAGGGCACCTTCATAGAACGTCTGGAAGTCGTCCATAACGGTCTGTTGCTCTTGGAATAGGTAATCCTTCAGCTCAACACCACTATCCAAAGAGTACGCGAGTCTATCAAGGAAATCAGCAAAAACCCTGCTTGGAGTTCTTCTGGCTAGAAATCTAAAAGCTTCAGGCATCGAACGGTGGAGCTTGTCAACGATAATGTACACTTTTTTAAGCTCACTCGCTATTGCCCCAAGCTTTGGATCGCTCGCGAGAACCCTGAGCAGGTCACTCCTCCCAATTTCACTCGTTGAGAGTACCGCGAAATAAGTTATGAAGAACGGCAACTTTGAGTTTATGCTTATCCTCTTGGAATCAGCCATTAGATATGGATAAGCAACAACGTAGAGAGCTAGAATAATAGGAATTAAGTACATAAATAGCCTCAAACCAGTAGGGAGAGCCACAAGCCTGTTGAAGATGCTTATGGCAATAAAGATAACTGCAGAGCCAGCTAGCCCAGGTAACAATATCTTCCTAAGGTACTCCTTTGGATCAACGTCTGCCTTGACGAATATGCTGATCTTCTCCCCTGCCATGAAATTCACCTCAGTCAGAGCCTGAAGCTCAGACCCTCGATACCCCTCTGGTAGAAGGCCTTGATCTCCCTATAAACGTCCCAGTAGTTGAATATCTTCAACTCGACCATCCTCTGTATTATCCTAGCCCTAAGGAAGAGCTCATCGTAAATATCCTTGGGATCTTCGTAACCAGCTATCTCAGCTATCTTCCTCTCAAGGATGTACGAGTTGTTCATACCTCTGAAGATGTGTTTGTCACTCACAGGATCCCACTCGAAGACGTTCCTAGTTGCGACCCCACCGAGCTCCTCATAGTACCCCTCGATCTCAACAACCGTTAGAACCCTTCTCAGGAATTTACCCCTAACGTAAACGGCCTGCTGGAATATGGCTATGTTGAGATTGTCTATGAACGTTATCGGAACGTTAATTGGAGAACCCGTGAAACGCTGTATCATCTTCTTAACGTCACCGGCGTGGAAAGTACTCATCACTGGGTGACCCGTCTGCATAGCCTGGAATGCAATAGCACCCTCGGCACCTCTGATCTCACCGACTATGATGTAGTTGGGCCTTGATCTTAATGCTGCCTTAAGCAGATCGAACAACGTTACTCTACTCTCTTCAGGACCTCTCTCCCTCGTCACAAGCCTCTGCCATGTGGGATGAGGAACCTGAACTTCGGGGGTATCCTCAGCGGTGAACACTTTTGATCCGGGCTTTATGAATGGTATTATAGCATTGAGGGTTGTAGTTTTACCTGAAGCTGTCTCACCGCACACGAATATACTCATACCATACTCTATGGCTAGCCAGAGATACGCTGCAATCTCGGCACTCATGGTTCCCCAGGCAACCAGCTGGGTAATGCTCAGTGGGGTTGCGGCGAATTTTCTTATAGTAGCACTCGGACCCTTCAATGATATGTCGGGAGAGTAGATTATGTTTATACGCGATCCATCGGGAAGGGAACCATCAACTATTGGGTTCCTGTCACTTACTGGCCTTCCAATTCTCTCAGAAAGGTTCTTAAAGTAATCAGCTAGTTCAACGTTGTCCTTCCACCTTATGTTCGTTGGTAGGTGCTCGAATATCTTGTGAACTAGAGAAACGTAGTGGGCGCCTATTATGTGGATATCCTCGATGTATGGATCTCTTGCCAAAGGTTCAAGAGGGCCTATCCCAATGATGTCCCTCTTGATCAGGTAACGGAACTTCTCCATCTCCTCCTTGGTTATCGTGATCCCTTTCCTGCCTTTAACAAGAGAAAGAACAGCCTCCTCAAAAAGGGAGTCAAGAAATCTCTCAAACTCTTCCTGCTCCTCTGGAATATCTCTATTTGGGGCCAACTCAAGGATTCTATCTTTTATCATTCTGTACTTCTCTTCTTCCTCCCTCGTTTCTATCCTGGGCTCGATAACTATGTACTGCTTCTCGGTCTGGGGGTCACCATAGATGTGAATGAAGATTGGATCACCTACAGGATAGATTATATTTGGGTAGGGAATTTCCTTCATATCCCTACTTAGTTGAACGTGAAACTCCGGAACTTTACCATACTTCTTTCTAAACTGCTCAACGTACTTCTTTAGGTGAGGATTTCTCCTCATTGCATCCTCCAGTGTCTGGGAAACAGCCTCAGCCATCCTCACCACCCCCTCTCGCTTCACACTACAGCTGCAATCTCAACTACAAGTCCTACCTTAGGCTCAACCCTGAAGGGTATAATCTTCTGAAATACACCCTTTGCATTGTTGTACTTCACAATCGTTGCCGAATTCTTTAGGTCGCCACCGAAAACTCTAACGTTAAGGCGCATAAGCAACGTTGATGCCTCTTCGAGGAGAAATAACACATCCCTGGGGAGCTCCTCTGGGTTAGCGGTGAGTATGATAACCTTACCTAAACTTGAGAGCCTCTTTATGTACATGAGGAAGTTTCTAACACTCCTAACCTCCTGCTCTCTCGAAAGGACGGATGAAAAGGAGTCAATCACAACGATATCCTGTTCCCACAATCTAGGTTCACCCAATAATCTGCTTAAGAACTTCCTCTCCTCACTAACTCCACTAAGTAGAGGGTAAAGTGATACAAATACAAGCTTTTTTCTTATGAGGAAAGGGATTACATCATAGCTAATCGACATCATCTGCTTGACATATTCAACAGTTGTATATTGAGAGGAGATATAGCTTGCGGTATAACCGTTCATAAGGAACCCGTATAATAGTCTCTGGGAAAGTATGGACTTCCCTGTTCCCCTGTCACCTTCAATGAGCATTATTGTGCCAGCAGGAATGCCACCGCCAAGCCTCCTGTGAAGTTCATCGCCTTTTAAGTCAATCCTAAGGAGCTCCTCGACCAAGATGATCACCCCCAGGTTACTGATTTTAACTCTTAATCCTGAACACCAGAACTCTTCTCTTGCCGTTCTCGAGAACAATCTGAATTCTGTGGGGTACTGTTGTGTCCAATGCTGTGCCAAGTGTCACTGTAATAACTCCAACTTGGAACGGCTGAAGGCTCGTTATGGGATTGCCAGCTGTATCTGTGAATGTTAGATTTGAGGAAGGTACAAGATCTCCATCGATGAAAACCTGAACTGAATCAGGACTAAATGGGAAAGCTATCTTTCCAATGTTTTTGACATAAAACGTGTAATTATAAGGTCCAGTACCCGTGACGACAACAGCGTTTGGATCATTTATTATTGCAAATTCTATTTTGAGATCCTCTGCCACCATTGCTCCTCTTACTTTCATGCTGTTCGCTAGATCGTTTGTTACATAGGCAAGAGCTCCGGCAACACTGCCGGCTATTATGACAGCAACTATGAACATTATCAGTTCACTTGCTGGTCCGCCTGCAGCCATTCAGTTCACCTCCACTGGACACTGAGTTGAGCTTGAGTTTACGATATAGCTGGAACCATTGTAATAGTACGTGATGATCAGGAGACATCCATTATCAAAAGCTAAAGTGGCGTAATTTAAGCTCCCACTTGTATCTGCACCATTCGGTATTGTAACGGCGTAATCGTTTCCAGGAATTAGATATCCCAAATCAACTGAAGCAACATATGCCCCATTATATATGACATCCACATCTCCCGGAATTGTCTGACCTAGGAATTGAAATTTAACATCAACATCAGTAGCTGAGATATTGTAAACCGAAACTTCGCCAATCTTAAAATTTAG encodes the following:
- a CDS encoding signal peptidase I gives rise to the protein MRASDILILAIILGLIVPSTIGFLVGRPVFVSYVYSESMYPTLKKWDVFFINPFSKGDIGDIIVFNLSGRWTVHRVYAITEKGYITKGDNNVATDQQDGKNAPIPKNQIIGKVITIGGRPLKIPGLGKYITSSATMVIVGALGILSIISDTGMKRKKRKRIVVTTEQIYLGLAGLLTITMIFIGSMSWGEVEITYASTLAGGQREGWYLPGSTIEKNLTIKNPSMIPMVVIASGKIINTTTLMLKGREEATIPVKILVPKETRIYTDKVSISSYYPILPISVIDNLYRINPRLPLIIEGMLVFLLLLAIEPLLGDPEVVFTRRF
- the flaJ gene encoding archaellar assembly protein FlaJ; translation: MAGEKISIFVKADVDPKEYLRKILLPGLAGSAVIFIAISIFNRLVALPTGLRLFMYLIPIILALYVVAYPYLMADSKRISINSKLPFFITYFAVLSTSEIGRSDLLRVLASDPKLGAIASELKKVYIIVDKLHRSMPEAFRFLARRTPSRVFADFLDRLAYSLDSGVELKDYLFQEQQTVMDDFQTFYEGALYDLDIFKEIYESIIISVVFAAAFIIIGPLITGQNIGRLALYLIFLILAAEIGTLLVIKYRMPEDPIWAEMKVKTPRQERIKKALIMSVALIPVVLLVYLVVIRPRFALPTPFVIALTLTPLMYVGNVIRKEEASIFRKDENFPAFIRSLASSLAASGASLLLVLKYLSAHDFGTLTEDIRALYRRLAVRVDSQRAWDFFIAETGSWLIGIFSEIFRESLRLGAEPDYVGKVISRNFERLVRLRRKRQQSVSNFIGIILGLTGAFAFSLAASFQVAVSINDLFSRLQIPTEYIGDIIHVIPPSGMQLLTISMLVMMIAHSLLSAMAIKVADGGHILGSLYYFVILLWVFAAGMYVGQTLMAKFMHLGGGEIILYLLGG
- a CDS encoding type II/IV secretion system ATPase subunit, whose product is MAEAVSQTLEDAMRRNPHLKKYVEQFRKKYGKVPEFHVQLSRDMKEIPYPNIIYPVGDPIFIHIYGDPQTEKQYIVIEPRIETREEEEKYRMIKDRILELAPNRDIPEEQEEFERFLDSLFEEAVLSLVKGRKGITITKEEMEKFRYLIKRDIIGIGPLEPLARDPYIEDIHIIGAHYVSLVHKIFEHLPTNIRWKDNVELADYFKNLSERIGRPVSDRNPIVDGSLPDGSRINIIYSPDISLKGPSATIRKFAATPLSITQLVAWGTMSAEIAAYLWLAIEYGMSIFVCGETASGKTTTLNAIIPFIKPGSKVFTAEDTPEVQVPHPTWQRLVTRERGPEESRVTLFDLLKAALRSRPNYIIVGEIRGAEGAIAFQAMQTGHPVMSTFHAGDVKKMIQRFTGSPINVPITFIDNLNIAIFQQAVYVRGKFLRRVLTVVEIEGYYEELGGVATRNVFEWDPVSDKHIFRGMNNSYILERKIAEIAGYEDPKDIYDELFLRARIIQRMVELKIFNYWDVYREIKAFYQRGIEGLSFRL
- a CDS encoding ATPase domain-containing protein — translated: MVEELLRIDLKGDELHRRLGGGIPAGTIMLIEGDRGTGKSILSQRLLYGFLMNGYTASYISSQYTTVEYVKQMMSISYDVIPFLIRKKLVFVSLYPLLSGVSEERKFLSRLLGEPRLWEQDIVVIDSFSSVLSREQEVRSVRNFLMYIKRLSSLGKVIILTANPEELPRDVLFLLEEASTLLMRLNVRVFGGDLKNSATIVKYNNAKGVFQKIIPFRVEPKVGLVVEIAAVV
- a CDS encoding flagellar protein G, translated to MAAGGPASELIMFIVAVIIAGSVAGALAYVTNDLANSMKVRGAMVAEDLKIEFAIINDPNAVVVTGTGPYNYTFYVKNIGKIAFPFSPDSVQVFIDGDLVPSSNLTFTDTAGNPITSLQPFQVGVITVTLGTALDTTVPHRIQIVLENGKRRVLVFRIKS
- a CDS encoding flagellar protein, whose product is MGFSVSASAAIIFISFLIAVGTLYTAWDNSYNEVQAAREFWYSLKLSQLNFKIGEVSVYNISATDVDVKFQFLGQTIPGDVDVIYNGAYVASVDLGYLIPGNDYAVTIPNGADTSGSLNYATLAFDNGCLLIITYYYNGSSYIVNSSSTQCPVEVN